A stretch of the Dichotomicrobium thermohalophilum genome encodes the following:
- a CDS encoding V-type ATP synthase subunit D: protein MHAFAALLAPLAELAATSSNLHRLAEEYRRTEKRARALENVLLPEVGERLKRINEHLETFEQEEAIRARLAAK, encoded by the coding sequence ATGCACGCCTTCGCCGCGCTGCTCGCGCCGCTCGCGGAATTGGCGGCGACCTCCTCGAACCTGCACCGGCTGGCCGAGGAATACCGGCGCACCGAAAAGCGCGCCCGCGCGCTGGAGAATGTGCTGCTGCCCGAGGTGGGCGAGCGGCTCAAGCGCATCAACGAACATCTGGAAACCTTCGAGCAGGAAGAGGCGATCCGCGCGCGCCTCGCCGCCAAATAG
- a CDS encoding V-type ATP synthase subunit D, with protein MVDDVPTKSAALALADERDMMRQGYEFLDEKRMLLASEILDQLRIYEKREKRFLESLREARYALADAVERHGIDNLQVYPPRTIEPDAPKRKESTFLGVPMVAHDFAPEPGEHAFPPIDPSREADECMKAFAALLSPLAELAATSSNLHRLAAEYRRTEKRARALENVLLPEVGERLKRINEHLETFEQEEAIRARLAAK; from the coding sequence ATGGTCGATGACGTTCCGACCAAGAGTGCCGCGCTCGCGCTCGCCGATGAGCGCGACATGATGCGCCAGGGCTACGAGTTCCTTGACGAAAAGCGGATGCTGCTCGCGTCCGAAATCCTGGACCAGCTTCGCATCTACGAGAAGCGGGAAAAGCGCTTTCTGGAGAGTCTGCGCGAAGCGCGATATGCCCTCGCCGACGCGGTGGAGCGCCACGGCATCGACAACCTGCAGGTCTATCCGCCCCGCACGATCGAGCCGGACGCCCCAAAGCGCAAGGAAAGCACCTTTCTCGGCGTGCCTATGGTGGCGCACGACTTCGCACCTGAACCGGGCGAGCACGCCTTTCCGCCCATTGATCCGTCCCGGGAGGCGGATGAGTGCATGAAGGCTTTCGCCGCGCTGCTCTCCCCCTTGGCCGAACTGGCGGCGACGTCAAGCAACCTGCACCGCTTGGCCGCCGAATATCGCCGCACCGAGAAGCGCGCGCGGGCGCTGGAGAACGTTCTGCTGCCCGAGGTGGGCGAGCGGCTCAAGCGCATCAACGAGCATCTGGAAACCTTCGAACAGGAAGAGGCGATCCGCGCGCGCCTCGCCGCCAAATAG
- a CDS encoding V-type ATP synthase subunit B → MSIWADLMVRGRAKAVEGPLLFLERNVEAGLHEAVEVLLEDEEPRVGQVTALDDDEMVIEVLETTTGMALEDVSVRFRGQPLQFGVGPGLLGRIFNGRGEPIDGGMPVAASSFRRISGEPLNPAKRALPQDFIETGVSAIDLLNSLIRGQKLPIFSSGGLPHDRLAIEIAQNARLRGEQAEEFAIVFVGIGISHDTAEAFRRAMEDSGALGHTALFLNLASEPSPQRLLAPRFALTAAEYLAYEEGRHVLVIMTDMTNYCEALREVSASHGEIPSRKGYPGYMYSDLASLYERAGWVRGGKGTLTQLPILTMPADDISHPIPDLTGYITEGQIVLDRELDHKGIYPPINVQPSLSRLFDQGTGEGYTHPDHPALANQLFASYAKAARVRVLASVVGQEGLTGTDRKYLQFADAFENELVSQDEPRTLEDTMAIGWRLLSDLPVSEMTRLSDEQIEKYLSEEAQEEGAEAEEPEEAESAEAEENEETGEQDDETEETGEAEAADGR, encoded by the coding sequence ATGAGTATCTGGGCGGACTTGATGGTGCGCGGCCGGGCCAAGGCGGTCGAAGGTCCGCTGCTGTTCCTGGAGCGGAATGTCGAGGCCGGGCTGCACGAGGCGGTCGAGGTGCTGCTTGAGGATGAGGAGCCGCGCGTCGGGCAGGTCACCGCGCTCGATGACGACGAGATGGTCATCGAGGTGCTGGAAACCACGACCGGCATGGCGCTTGAGGACGTCAGCGTCCGCTTCCGGGGACAGCCGTTGCAGTTCGGCGTCGGGCCGGGCTTGTTGGGCCGCATCTTCAACGGACGCGGCGAGCCGATCGACGGCGGGATGCCGGTGGCGGCGTCCAGCTTCCGGCGCATCAGCGGCGAGCCGTTGAACCCGGCGAAGCGCGCGCTGCCGCAGGACTTCATCGAAACGGGCGTTTCGGCCATCGACCTGCTCAACAGCCTGATCCGCGGGCAGAAGCTGCCGATCTTCTCCTCGGGCGGACTGCCGCATGACCGGCTGGCGATCGAGATCGCGCAGAACGCGCGCCTGCGGGGGGAACAGGCCGAGGAATTCGCGATCGTCTTCGTCGGCATCGGCATCTCGCACGACACCGCCGAGGCCTTCCGCCGGGCGATGGAGGATTCCGGCGCGCTGGGGCACACCGCGCTGTTCCTGAACCTCGCCAGCGAGCCCAGCCCGCAGCGCCTGCTGGCCCCGCGCTTCGCGCTCACGGCGGCGGAGTACCTCGCCTACGAGGAAGGGCGGCACGTGCTCGTCATCATGACGGACATGACCAACTATTGCGAGGCGCTGCGCGAGGTCTCCGCCAGCCACGGCGAAATCCCCAGCCGCAAGGGCTACCCGGGCTACATGTATTCGGACCTGGCGAGCTTGTATGAGCGCGCGGGTTGGGTGCGCGGCGGCAAGGGCACGCTGACGCAACTGCCGATCCTGACGATGCCGGCCGACGACATCAGCCATCCGATCCCGGACCTGACCGGCTACATCACCGAAGGCCAGATCGTGCTCGACCGCGAACTGGACCACAAGGGCATCTATCCGCCGATCAACGTTCAGCCGAGCCTGTCACGCCTGTTCGATCAGGGCACCGGCGAGGGCTACACGCACCCGGACCACCCCGCGCTCGCCAACCAGCTATTCGCCTCCTACGCCAAGGCGGCGCGGGTGCGCGTGCTGGCCAGCGTCGTCGGGCAGGAGGGGCTGACCGGCACGGACCGGAAATATCTGCAATTCGCCGACGCCTTCGAGAACGAGCTTGTCAGCCAGGACGAGCCGCGAACGCTCGAGGACACCATGGCGATCGGCTGGCGTCTGCTGAGCGACCTGCCCGTCAGTGAGATGACCCGGCTGAGCGACGAACAGATCGAGAAATATCTGAGCGAGGAGGCGCAAGAGGAAGGCGCGGAAGCTGAGGAACCCGAAGAAGCGGAAAGCGCGGAGGCCGAAGAGAACGAGGAAACGGGCGAGCAGGACGACGAGACCGAGGAGACGGGCGAAGCGGAGGCCGCCGATGGTCGATGA
- a CDS encoding V-type ATP synthase subunit A, with the protein MAEARIRWIGGPVLHAVSEGAFQLGEAIEVGEAGLPGEVIRLRGREFVAQVYEDTTGLKPGDPVHGTGQPLSVPLGPGLLGNIYDGLLRPLSEERFVEGDDTESRFQPQVSEGDKVKPGQIYAQVTMHGLEEPCLVPPHVSGTVEEIAEEGKIDREQVLMVVRDDDDACHEVHLHNRWPVRRPRPVRDRLPGDRPLITGQRILDTLFPIARGSRAAIPGGFGTGKTVLQETLAKHAHADVIIYVGCGERGNEMAEVLNEFPDLTDPSTGRPLMERTVIIANTSNMPVAAREASIYAGVTVGEYFRDQGKHVALMADSTSRWAEALREVSGRLGELPAEAGYPAYLSSRLADFYERAARVTTLTGEEGSLTIIGAVSPPAGDFSEPVTSHTKRYIRCFWGLDKERAEARFYPAIHPLQSYSEDAEKFTGWWTEKGNSDWYRQRERLLTLLEREAHLQRMARIVGKDALPADQQLTLTCAQLVNEALLSQSAFSKTDRYCSPERQIEMLRLVIRFIDLAFEALERGADPDDIAGLSVYRRLQRMGEEIGEDEIERFDDLRSELDDQLGGLKARETQE; encoded by the coding sequence ATGGCTGAGGCGCGCATCCGCTGGATCGGCGGGCCGGTGCTGCACGCGGTCAGCGAGGGCGCGTTCCAGCTCGGTGAGGCGATTGAGGTCGGTGAAGCCGGGCTTCCCGGCGAGGTGATCCGCCTGCGCGGGCGCGAATTCGTGGCGCAGGTCTATGAAGACACGACCGGCCTGAAACCGGGCGATCCGGTTCACGGGACCGGCCAGCCGCTGTCCGTACCGCTCGGGCCCGGCCTGCTCGGAAACATCTACGACGGCCTGCTCCGCCCGCTCTCCGAGGAACGCTTTGTGGAGGGCGACGACACGGAGAGCCGCTTCCAGCCGCAGGTCAGCGAGGGCGATAAGGTCAAACCCGGGCAAATTTACGCTCAGGTGACGATGCACGGGCTGGAGGAACCCTGCCTGGTGCCACCCCACGTTTCCGGCACGGTCGAGGAGATCGCGGAGGAAGGCAAGATCGATCGCGAGCAGGTGCTCATGGTCGTGCGCGACGACGATGATGCGTGCCACGAGGTCCACCTGCACAATCGCTGGCCCGTGCGCAGGCCGCGCCCGGTTCGCGACCGCCTCCCCGGCGACCGCCCGCTCATCACCGGCCAGCGCATTCTCGACACGCTGTTCCCGATTGCGCGCGGCAGCCGCGCCGCCATCCCCGGCGGGTTCGGAACCGGCAAGACTGTGCTGCAGGAAACGCTCGCCAAGCACGCGCACGCGGACGTCATCATCTATGTCGGCTGCGGCGAGCGCGGCAACGAGATGGCCGAGGTGCTCAACGAGTTCCCTGACCTGACCGACCCGAGCACGGGCCGTCCGCTCATGGAGCGCACGGTCATCATCGCCAACACCTCGAATATGCCGGTGGCGGCGCGCGAGGCGAGCATCTACGCGGGCGTGACGGTCGGCGAATATTTCCGCGACCAGGGCAAGCATGTCGCGCTGATGGCGGATTCGACGAGCCGCTGGGCCGAGGCGCTGCGCGAAGTTTCCGGTCGGCTGGGCGAGCTACCGGCGGAGGCGGGCTATCCCGCCTATCTGAGCTCGCGGCTGGCCGATTTCTACGAGCGCGCGGCGCGCGTGACGACGCTGACCGGCGAGGAAGGCTCGCTCACCATCATCGGCGCGGTCAGCCCGCCCGCGGGCGACTTCTCCGAACCGGTGACGAGCCACACCAAGCGTTACATTCGCTGCTTCTGGGGGCTGGACAAGGAGCGCGCGGAGGCGCGGTTCTATCCGGCCATCCATCCGTTGCAGTCCTATTCCGAAGACGCGGAGAAATTCACCGGCTGGTGGACGGAAAAGGGCAATTCCGACTGGTACCGCCAGCGCGAGCGCCTGCTCACGCTATTGGAGCGCGAAGCCCATCTCCAGCGCATGGCGCGCATCGTCGGCAAGGACGCCCTGCCCGCCGACCAGCAGTTGACTCTCACCTGCGCCCAGCTCGTCAATGAGGCGCTCTTGAGCCAGTCTGCCTTTTCAAAAACTGATCGCTACTGCTCGCCCGAGCGGCAGATCGAGATGCTGCGCCTCGTCATTCGCTTCATCGACCTCGCCTTCGAGGCGCTGGAGCGCGGCGCGGATCCGGACGACATCGCCGGGCTGTCGGTCTACCGGCGGCTGCAGCGCATGGGCGAGGAGATCGGGGAGGATGAAATCGAGCGCTTTGATGACCTCCGGAGCGAGCTTGACGATCAGCTCGGCGGGCTGAAAGCGCGGGAGACACAGGAATGA
- a CDS encoding V-type ATP synthase subunit F, producing the protein MAGIVVIGDEVTCTGFRLAGVDTASPAPEDAATAFAKAREEADVVVVTAEYAQHLPEATLESALAAKHPTVTVIPDIRERERPENLPAKIRATLGIE; encoded by the coding sequence ATGGCGGGCATCGTCGTCATAGGGGACGAGGTGACCTGCACAGGATTCCGGCTCGCGGGCGTGGATACCGCGTCGCCGGCGCCTGAAGACGCTGCTACGGCCTTCGCCAAGGCGCGCGAAGAGGCCGATGTCGTCGTGGTCACGGCGGAATACGCGCAGCATCTGCCAGAGGCCACCCTGGAGTCCGCGCTTGCCGCGAAGCACCCAACCGTGACCGTCATTCCCGACATCCGCGAGCGGGAGCGGCCGGAAAATCTGCCGGCAAAAATCCGCGCAACGCTGGGCATCGAATAA
- a CDS encoding ATP synthase subunit C, producing MKIVQGVAVAAIAIGGVSLLVLLAHSGAAGAQEAAAQTVDPVILKWAFIGAAAAAGLSALGAGYAVAVVGSAAVGALAEKPELLGRVLILVGLAEGIAIYGLIVAILILNQAG from the coding sequence ATGAAAATCGTGCAGGGGGTCGCGGTCGCGGCCATTGCGATCGGCGGTGTCAGCCTGCTCGTGCTGCTCGCGCATTCCGGGGCGGCGGGCGCACAGGAGGCTGCGGCGCAGACTGTCGATCCGGTCATTCTGAAATGGGCCTTTATCGGCGCGGCTGCCGCGGCCGGCCTTTCCGCGCTCGGGGCGGGCTATGCCGTGGCCGTGGTGGGCAGCGCAGCTGTCGGCGCGCTCGCTGAGAAACCCGAACTGCTCGGACGGGTTCTCATCCTCGTGGGCCTGGCCGAAGGTATCGCCATCTACGGACTGATCGTCGCCATTCTTATCCTCAACCAGGCGGGCTGA
- a CDS encoding V-type ATP synthase subunit I — protein MTLRPVPAHWFELVTTREELASVLDALARTGAVQLETFSRSAEALFPEGVRDELSAYNDLAKDYRTYWPEPEQMAPARMPEPDKVVAEGVKTLKAWAEEADPTIADLEELNNRKRELKRLHGLLAGAEEPLPDLSRLGTTGPELSARVYLLPANMQALSVPERVLHKRIETESGEYLLAMGRDADMRSLDDQLRAQKARPVPIPDDLPSSVSEAAEAIKDRLAQLDKQINETQHKLDSLSTEYDLASVIGRIELISWMVSHAEEVSASADLAWVTGWTTAEDRASFCEPLTEKGLRCLVDFPEPPSKAEAPTLLRNPPWARAFETITQLLGSPGRDEADPSILLAIFAPVMFGYMFGDVGHGAVLLIAGLILRRKMPVFTLLVPGGIMAMVFGVLYGDVFTRKDIIEPLWLHPLEAPIEILIGAIVIGVVVLVTGLFLNAAQAHWRGAARTWWLRECGLLVAYGALLVAIFWQPALWVALFGVIWFVLGEAILEPSAPISATLRGMGSLLESGLQLIVNTVSFARVGAFALAHAGLSVAVAQVAAAAGGIGFWIVLFIGNVIIILLEGLIVSIQTTRLLLFEFFVRFLKGEGRMFTPLTPPQTNTNTDGGTR, from the coding sequence ATGACGCTGCGCCCGGTGCCGGCCCATTGGTTCGAACTGGTAACGACACGCGAGGAACTCGCCTCGGTTCTCGACGCGCTGGCACGCACGGGTGCTGTGCAGCTCGAAACCTTCAGCCGAAGCGCCGAGGCGCTTTTCCCCGAGGGCGTCCGTGACGAGCTGAGCGCCTACAACGATCTCGCCAAGGATTACCGGACTTATTGGCCCGAGCCAGAGCAGATGGCGCCTGCGCGGATGCCCGAGCCGGACAAGGTTGTCGCCGAGGGCGTGAAAACGCTCAAGGCCTGGGCCGAGGAGGCCGACCCGACGATCGCGGACCTCGAAGAGTTGAACAACCGCAAGCGGGAGCTTAAGCGCCTCCACGGCCTGCTCGCGGGGGCCGAGGAGCCGCTGCCCGACCTTTCCCGGCTCGGGACAACCGGCCCGGAACTTTCCGCGCGGGTCTATCTGCTGCCGGCGAACATGCAGGCGCTCAGCGTGCCCGAACGCGTCCTGCACAAGCGCATCGAGACGGAAAGCGGCGAATACCTGCTCGCGATGGGGCGCGATGCGGATATGCGCTCGTTGGACGACCAGCTACGCGCGCAAAAGGCGCGGCCGGTGCCGATCCCGGATGACCTGCCCTCAAGCGTGTCCGAGGCGGCCGAAGCCATCAAGGACCGGCTGGCGCAGCTCGACAAGCAGATCAACGAGACGCAGCACAAGCTCGACTCGCTGAGCACGGAATATGACCTCGCCAGCGTCATCGGCCGGATCGAACTGATTTCCTGGATGGTCTCGCACGCCGAGGAAGTCTCGGCCTCTGCCGACCTCGCCTGGGTCACCGGCTGGACAACGGCCGAAGACCGCGCCAGCTTCTGCGAGCCGCTCACCGAAAAGGGGCTGCGCTGCCTCGTGGACTTCCCGGAGCCGCCCAGCAAGGCGGAGGCACCGACGCTCTTGCGCAACCCGCCCTGGGCGCGCGCTTTCGAGACGATCACCCAGCTTCTGGGCAGCCCCGGGCGCGACGAAGCCGACCCCAGCATCCTGCTGGCGATCTTCGCGCCGGTCATGTTCGGCTACATGTTCGGCGATGTCGGGCACGGTGCTGTCCTGCTCATTGCAGGTCTGATCCTGCGGCGCAAGATGCCGGTCTTCACGCTGCTGGTGCCCGGCGGCATCATGGCGATGGTCTTCGGCGTCCTTTATGGCGACGTGTTCACGCGCAAGGACATCATCGAACCGCTGTGGCTCCACCCGCTGGAGGCGCCCATCGAGATCCTCATAGGCGCGATCGTGATCGGCGTGGTGGTCCTGGTGACCGGCCTGTTCCTGAATGCCGCACAGGCGCACTGGCGTGGCGCGGCGCGGACCTGGTGGCTGCGGGAGTGCGGGCTGCTGGTGGCCTACGGGGCGCTACTGGTCGCGATCTTCTGGCAGCCGGCGCTGTGGGTGGCGCTGTTCGGCGTCATCTGGTTCGTGCTGGGCGAGGCGATTCTGGAGCCTTCCGCGCCGATCTCGGCGACCCTTCGCGGCATGGGCAGCCTGCTCGAATCCGGCCTGCAGCTGATCGTCAACACGGTTTCCTTCGCCCGCGTCGGCGCGTTCGCGCTGGCCCATGCCGGGCTTTCGGTCGCTGTCGCCCAGGTGGCCGCGGCCGCGGGCGGTATCGGCTTCTGGATCGTGCTGTTCATCGGCAACGTCATCATCATTCTGCTGGAAGGCTTGATCGTGAGCATACAGACGACCCGTCTGCTTCTGTTTGAGTTCTTTGTACGTTTCCTGAAGGGTGAAGGCCGCATGTTCACGCCGCTGACGCCGCCACAGACGAACACCAACACCGACGGGGGGACGAGATGA
- a CDS encoding HupE/UreJ family protein translates to MLLRSLFLTLALCLIAVPAAAHTGHGEVSGFTYGLMHPIGGLDHVLAMVAVGLLAYLIGGAALWGLPLAFIAAMAAGGALALYGFALPYVEAGIALSVVVIGAMVTLGKSTPGLLAAALTAVFAIFHGHAHGAEMPATASGLSYGIGFMLATALLHGGGILAGFALGAAGRQAGLNLARGIGGVMALSGVAILGGVI, encoded by the coding sequence CCGGCTGCCGCGCATACGGGGCACGGCGAAGTCTCCGGTTTCACCTACGGGCTGATGCACCCGATCGGCGGGCTGGATCATGTGCTGGCGATGGTCGCCGTCGGGCTGCTGGCCTATCTGATCGGCGGCGCGGCGCTATGGGGCCTGCCGCTGGCTTTCATCGCCGCGATGGCCGCGGGCGGCGCATTGGCGCTCTATGGCTTCGCCCTACCCTACGTCGAGGCCGGAATTGCGCTGTCGGTCGTCGTGATCGGCGCGATGGTGACGCTGGGCAAGAGCACGCCCGGCCTGCTGGCCGCCGCGCTCACCGCCGTCTTCGCGATCTTCCACGGCCATGCGCACGGCGCGGAAATGCCGGCGACAGCGTCAGGTTTGAGTTACGGGATCGGCTTTATGCTGGCGACCGCGCTGCTTCACGGCGGCGGCATCCTGGCGGGCTTCGCGCTCGGCGCGGCAGGTCGCCAGGCGGGGCTAAATCTCGCGCGCGGAATTGGCGGCGTGATGGCGCTGAGCGGCGTCGCCATCCTCGGCGGCGTGATCTGA